In Candidatus Nitronauta litoralis, one DNA window encodes the following:
- a CDS encoding alanine--glyoxylate aminotransferase family protein produces the protein MKKTYLLAPGPTPVPEKVNLEMAAPMIHHRTPQFSKVFAEAAEDAKYLFQTKQDVMILASTGTGGMEGCITNLFSPGDKVLVINGGKFGERWGKISETYGLVPVWHKVEWGQAAKVEDLKTILDKEPDIKGILVQASETSTTVAHPIEEISKLTRDRDDILLIVDGITAVGVYNLPMDEWGIDAVITGSQKALQLPPGLALVALSEKAWKANESSKCPRFYFDFKKERKNLANQTTAYTPAVSLVTGLRGVLKSVKEEGIENVHKRHNRLARATRAAVKALGLTPVAPDSPADSATGLFVPEGIDGGKLVKSLRDDFGVTLAGGQDDWKGKVVRIAHLGYVDTFDTIIAIAALEMALKKFGHDVALGKGVAAAQEILLEAY, from the coding sequence ATGAAAAAGACGTATCTGCTGGCACCAGGGCCAACCCCCGTTCCCGAAAAAGTTAACCTCGAAATGGCAGCACCGATGATCCATCATCGTACCCCACAATTCAGCAAGGTGTTCGCTGAGGCGGCAGAGGATGCTAAATACCTGTTCCAGACAAAACAGGATGTAATGATCCTCGCTTCAACCGGAACAGGTGGCATGGAAGGCTGCATCACCAACCTGTTCTCTCCTGGGGACAAAGTACTTGTAATCAACGGTGGAAAATTTGGTGAACGTTGGGGAAAAATTTCAGAGACATATGGTCTCGTTCCGGTATGGCACAAGGTGGAATGGGGACAGGCTGCAAAAGTTGAAGACCTGAAGACCATTCTTGATAAAGAACCCGACATCAAGGGAATTCTGGTCCAGGCCAGTGAAACATCGACCACCGTTGCTCATCCAATAGAAGAAATCTCAAAACTGACTCGCGACCGAGACGACATTCTCCTTATCGTTGACGGGATTACAGCAGTCGGCGTCTACAACCTGCCGATGGATGAGTGGGGGATTGATGCTGTCATTACTGGATCGCAAAAAGCCTTACAACTTCCCCCTGGTCTCGCTTTAGTGGCTTTGAGTGAAAAAGCCTGGAAAGCGAATGAATCTTCCAAATGCCCGCGTTTCTATTTTGACTTTAAAAAAGAACGCAAGAATCTGGCTAATCAAACCACCGCATACACACCGGCAGTTTCTCTGGTCACCGGGTTACGGGGCGTTCTCAAAAGCGTCAAGGAAGAAGGGATTGAAAATGTTCATAAGCGACACAACCGTTTGGCACGTGCCACCCGGGCTGCTGTAAAGGCGTTGGGGCTTACCCCGGTAGCTCCAGATTCTCCGGCAGATTCCGCAACTGGTCTTTTTGTTCCTGAAGGCATTGATGGAGGCAAGCTGGTTAAAAGCCTGCGCGACGATTTTGGTGTCACCCTTGCCGGTGGCCAGGATGACTGGAAAGGAAAGGTTGTACGTATCGCCCACTTGGGCTATGTCGACACCTTTGACACCATCATTGCAATCGCCGCACTGGAAATGGCACTGAAAAAGTTCGGGCACGATGTCGCATTGGGTAAAGGCGTTGCCGCAGCTCAGGAAATCCTGTTGGAAGCGTACTAA
- a CDS encoding phosphoglycerate dehydrogenase translates to MKVLVSDNLSPVGVEILKKAGGIEVDVKTGLAKEELIKIIPEYDGLVVRSATKVTADVIEASDKLKVIGRAGVGVDNIDLEAAGKKGIIVMNAPDGNTITTGEHALALMLSMSRNVPTAMWSLKKDKKWSPKTFMGVELFQKTLGIVGLGRIGAVVAERAKGFGMKILGYDPFINKERADKLGVELADLDELLKRSDFISLHTPKMEGGKALLGKEQFDIMKPGVRIVNCARGPLIDTDALIEAIKEKKVAQAALDVYEKEPLDPNSPLLDVDEIICTPHLGASTGEAQEKVAVAVCDQLVDFLKFGNIRNAVNMPSIDEETLKQIKPFLGLAEDLGKIVSQLVESAVTKIKIQYSGEVADLNVQPISISVLKGLFESSIDGVNMVNAPFLAKERGVQVEETKSNEIKDYTNVIEVTVETKENSWTVAGSIFGKGDPRIVKVNDTSFEALITKHMLVLRNKDVPGVIGNLGSALGENKINIAGFHLGRLDSGDAISVINIDTPPTSETLRKLREISNIIEVYSVGL, encoded by the coding sequence ATGAAAGTATTGGTGAGCGATAACCTGTCCCCCGTCGGGGTGGAGATTCTAAAGAAAGCGGGAGGCATTGAGGTCGATGTCAAAACCGGATTGGCAAAAGAGGAGCTTATTAAAATCATCCCGGAATACGATGGGCTGGTGGTACGGAGCGCCACCAAGGTCACGGCCGATGTTATTGAAGCCAGTGATAAGCTCAAGGTAATTGGTCGAGCGGGTGTCGGGGTCGACAACATCGATCTGGAAGCGGCAGGTAAAAAAGGCATTATCGTAATGAATGCACCCGATGGTAACACCATCACCACCGGAGAACACGCGCTTGCACTGATGCTCAGCATGTCCCGCAACGTCCCGACCGCTATGTGGTCACTCAAAAAAGATAAGAAATGGTCGCCCAAAACCTTCATGGGGGTGGAGCTTTTTCAGAAAACTTTGGGCATAGTCGGTCTCGGCCGTATCGGAGCTGTTGTCGCAGAACGTGCCAAAGGTTTTGGCATGAAAATCCTTGGGTACGATCCCTTCATCAACAAGGAACGCGCTGACAAACTGGGCGTGGAGCTGGCCGATCTCGACGAATTGCTTAAGCGCTCTGATTTTATCTCATTGCACACTCCAAAAATGGAAGGTGGCAAAGCCCTACTGGGGAAAGAACAGTTCGACATCATGAAACCGGGGGTGCGAATCGTTAACTGTGCCCGCGGCCCTTTGATAGATACCGATGCCCTGATTGAAGCTATTAAGGAAAAGAAAGTCGCCCAGGCCGCGCTTGACGTTTACGAAAAGGAACCCCTGGATCCAAATAGTCCCTTGCTGGATGTTGACGAAATCATCTGCACCCCCCATCTGGGTGCCTCCACCGGAGAAGCCCAGGAAAAAGTGGCTGTTGCCGTGTGCGACCAATTGGTCGATTTTCTCAAGTTTGGAAATATCAGGAACGCGGTCAACATGCCATCAATTGACGAAGAAACTCTAAAACAAATCAAACCCTTTTTAGGGCTGGCGGAAGACCTTGGAAAAATTGTTTCCCAACTCGTTGAAAGTGCCGTTACCAAAATCAAAATCCAGTACAGTGGAGAAGTGGCCGATTTAAACGTTCAGCCTATTTCCATCTCCGTACTGAAAGGCTTGTTTGAAAGCAGTATCGATGGAGTTAACATGGTCAACGCACCGTTTCTCGCCAAGGAACGCGGAGTCCAGGTTGAGGAAACGAAGAGCAACGAGATTAAGGACTATACGAATGTAATCGAGGTGACGGTGGAAACCAAAGAAAATTCCTGGACGGTAGCAGGAAGTATTTTCGGGAAAGGTGATCCCCGCATCGTCAAAGTTAACGACACAAGTTTCGAAGCCCTCATCACCAAACATATGCTGGTACTGAGAAACAAGGATGTTCCGGGTGTGATCGGTAATCTCGGTTCGGCGTTGGGTGAAAATAAAATCAATATCGCTGGTTTCCATTTGGGTCGCCTGGATTCAGGAGATGCTATCTCGGTGATCAACATCGACACCCCTCCAACCTCGGAAACCTTGAGAAAACTTCGGGAAATATCCAATATTATTGAGGTCTACTCAGTTGGTTTATAA
- a CDS encoding peptidylprolyl isomerase gives MSVGEKRVKKIQARHILVADKEKAEELKNRIVEGGEDFAKVAEEHSECPSKKRGGDLGWFGKGSMVRPFEVAAFSAQEGDIVGPVKTEFGWHVIYVYEIKDDIDPDSGPPTGDEDADEKTLILVAENYAHEFMMLGYSSKKVLSLFTSPHFKSANAVYNILGEEPILKVIAQVFGQKYEPPPKKDETAEKKPE, from the coding sequence ATGAGTGTTGGTGAAAAGCGTGTGAAAAAAATCCAGGCCCGGCATATTCTTGTGGCGGACAAGGAAAAAGCGGAAGAGTTAAAAAACCGAATTGTTGAAGGTGGCGAAGATTTCGCGAAAGTTGCTGAGGAGCACAGTGAATGCCCTTCTAAAAAAAGAGGGGGAGACCTTGGATGGTTCGGCAAAGGCTCCATGGTTCGTCCTTTTGAAGTAGCGGCATTCTCTGCCCAGGAAGGGGATATCGTAGGGCCTGTCAAAACTGAATTCGGTTGGCATGTCATTTATGTTTACGAAATCAAGGACGATATTGACCCGGATTCCGGACCCCCGACCGGTGACGAGGATGCTGATGAAAAAACGTTGATTCTAGTGGCGGAAAATTATGCGCATGAGTTCATGATGCTGGGGTATTCGAGCAAAAAGGTGTTGAGCCTTTTTACCAGTCCGCATTTTAAATCGGCTAATGCTGTTTATAACATCCTTGGAGAAGAGCCGATTCTGAAAGTGATTGCCCAGGTGTTTGGCCAAAAGTACGAGCCGCCACCTAAAAAAGATGAAACGGCTGAAAAAAAACCTGAATAG
- a CDS encoding DUF1566 domain-containing protein encodes MEKRFVDLGDGTVVDREEGLMWKQTDGFQDLSTWFDWFAAEKYITALNNEQFAGRRDWRMPTLEEAESLFDETTSIRDCDRFEIFIDPTFSPGCGHSVWTMTLKPHNGAVIFYYRYGHPNINNRDDPSKDSVRAVRTLTPEERKTHGVEDL; translated from the coding sequence ATGGAAAAACGATTTGTGGATCTCGGTGATGGCACGGTAGTTGACCGGGAAGAAGGCTTGATGTGGAAACAGACCGATGGCTTCCAGGATTTAAGCACCTGGTTTGACTGGTTTGCCGCTGAAAAATACATTACCGCTCTTAACAATGAGCAGTTTGCCGGTCGGCGGGATTGGCGTATGCCTACACTGGAAGAAGCAGAAAGCTTGTTTGATGAAACCACCTCGATTCGCGACTGTGACCGTTTCGAGATATTTATTGACCCGACATTCTCCCCTGGTTGCGGACATTCTGTGTGGACCATGACCCTGAAACCGCATAATGGAGCAGTGATTTTTTATTATCGGTACGGCCATCCCAATATCAACAACCGGGATGATCCATCCAAAGATTCAGTTAGAGCCGTACGCACTTTAACTCCCGAGGAACGCAAGACCCACGGGGTCGAAGACTTGTGA
- a CDS encoding DUF1566 domain-containing protein — protein sequence MTQEQPVEQPAAERFVEGDDSTVIDTRRRLVWMKFDSWQIKQKWINWNEAREFSDEMNNIQFAGYNNWRLPTADEVKSLFDKKLVNEDHMGQKAFCSPLFPKGFGFLCWTGDVRSKVQAVRVGLRKGGAMYDNIFRVSRGAVRLVRTIQKGR from the coding sequence ATGACTCAGGAACAACCGGTTGAGCAACCCGCTGCTGAACGTTTTGTTGAGGGTGACGATTCAACGGTAATCGACACTCGGCGGCGTTTGGTGTGGATGAAGTTTGATTCCTGGCAGATAAAGCAAAAATGGATAAACTGGAACGAAGCCAGGGAATTTTCAGATGAGATGAACAATATCCAGTTTGCTGGATATAATAACTGGCGGCTCCCGACAGCCGATGAAGTAAAAAGCCTGTTTGATAAAAAGCTGGTTAATGAAGACCACATGGGGCAAAAAGCATTTTGCTCTCCCCTGTTTCCAAAGGGGTTCGGTTTTCTTTGCTGGACCGGGGATGTGCGCTCCAAGGTGCAGGCAGTCCGGGTCGGGTTGCGCAAAGGAGGGGCGATGTACGACAATATTTTTCGTGTCTCGCGCGGGGCTGTCAGGCTGGTTCGTACCATTCAAAAAGGTCGTTAA
- a CDS encoding DUF1566 domain-containing protein: MNEVTSKTRFKDNGDGTVTDLARKRMWLKQDSWGYKGNRLSWWQCQEFCDEMNKKKFAGFSDWRIPNAGEAKELFDPAFSNTDMEGCEIHIDPVFSEGCGYTTWTTESRGAKAAMGYDYRSDYEYWLAKENDGFPSAVRLVRTPGKNKATLNPEDRFQIHKNGTISDFENNLMWKASDSFLDLDKWVSWEEAKTYIKDLNRDRFADYSDWRMPTRKEAQAIYDASSPVTDNFGDTVYIPKVFPPGSGQTTWTKTLHKTDPSMAMRFHYYNGDHKFHKRGLRSHGVRPVRDLKPDKDEAS; encoded by the coding sequence ATGAATGAAGTGACTAGTAAAACCCGCTTTAAGGACAACGGAGACGGTACTGTAACCGATCTTGCCAGGAAGCGTATGTGGTTGAAGCAGGATTCCTGGGGGTACAAGGGAAATCGTCTCTCCTGGTGGCAATGCCAGGAGTTTTGCGATGAAATGAATAAAAAAAAATTCGCAGGGTTCAGTGATTGGCGTATCCCAAACGCGGGAGAAGCCAAGGAACTGTTTGATCCGGCTTTCAGTAATACAGACATGGAAGGCTGCGAAATTCATATAGACCCTGTATTTTCTGAAGGCTGCGGTTACACAACCTGGACTACTGAATCCCGCGGAGCTAAAGCTGCGATGGGCTATGATTATCGCTCCGATTACGAATACTGGCTGGCAAAGGAAAACGATGGGTTCCCAAGTGCCGTCAGGCTGGTGCGCACACCGGGAAAAAACAAAGCCACATTAAACCCGGAAGACCGGTTTCAGATTCATAAGAATGGGACCATCAGCGACTTTGAAAATAACCTGATGTGGAAAGCCAGTGACTCCTTTTTAGATCTTGATAAATGGGTGAGTTGGGAAGAGGCGAAGACCTATATTAAAGACTTGAACCGTGACCGATTTGCAGATTACAGCGACTGGCGAATGCCAACCAGAAAAGAAGCACAGGCAATTTACGATGCTTCCAGTCCGGTAACGGATAATTTTGGAGATACGGTGTATATCCCCAAAGTGTTTCCGCCTGGATCAGGCCAAACAACCTGGACTAAAACACTTCACAAGACCGACCCCAGTATGGCAATGCGGTTTCATTATTACAATGGCGACCACAAGTTCCATAAACGTGGTCTGAGAAGCCATGGGGTCCGGCCCGTGAGAGACTTGAAACCTGATAAGGATGAAGCATCATGA
- a CDS encoding DUF1566 domain-containing protein → MGVAADLDPGSPEETPKDQQSLQVTKTAEGGIEKVEDEGPKRFVEKGPHVLQDTETRIFWMKKDSWLDKGKYFNWHESKDYAIAKNVRKIGGFDDWRLPTPEEAATLYNEEFENKGKGDIKIFLDKTFPEGTFKMQWLMADTSTKRPRFDYTNGKVMQADEYAFGAVRLCRREPVKKDDRRIKPVRR, encoded by the coding sequence ATGGGAGTTGCAGCCGATTTGGATCCGGGTTCCCCAGAGGAAACCCCCAAGGATCAACAGTCATTGCAAGTTACGAAAACTGCTGAAGGCGGAATTGAAAAAGTTGAAGATGAGGGCCCGAAGCGGTTTGTGGAAAAAGGCCCTCATGTGCTTCAAGACACAGAAACCCGGATTTTTTGGATGAAAAAAGATTCCTGGCTCGACAAGGGGAAATATTTCAACTGGCATGAAAGTAAGGATTACGCCATAGCCAAAAACGTGCGGAAGATTGGCGGGTTTGACGATTGGCGTCTGCCCACGCCTGAAGAAGCGGCAACCCTCTACAATGAGGAGTTTGAAAACAAAGGGAAGGGTGATATCAAAATTTTTCTTGATAAAACTTTTCCTGAGGGCACCTTTAAAATGCAATGGCTGATGGCAGATACGTCAACCAAGCGTCCCCGCTTTGATTACACCAATGGGAAGGTCATGCAGGCCGATGAATACGCCTTCGGAGCGGTTCGGTTGTGTCGGCGCGAGCCTGTGAAAAAAGACGACCGTCGGATTAAACCGGTACGGAGATAA
- a CDS encoding DUF1566 domain-containing protein, with product MSENENQEDTTGELEDVEELPGDEGLDLDESLDLEEWSGDDDLEEEEEEGSRFDGPQFVDNGDGTISDSRRNLMWQKKDSFFNFGYGINWYEANDYIEELNEKKFAGFDDWRLCSFDEAQSMFSFSVSNRDKDGAEIHIDTLFEEGCGHNTWTYEEKPDYSQYAMNYNFITGNEKWEHKDNEFTHVRAVRDEVKEEWEPAWRKQTRKFD from the coding sequence ATGTCTGAAAACGAAAACCAGGAAGATACAACAGGTGAGCTGGAAGATGTAGAAGAACTCCCCGGCGACGAAGGGCTTGATCTGGATGAATCCCTGGACCTGGAAGAATGGTCAGGGGATGATGACCTTGAGGAAGAGGAAGAGGAAGGCAGCCGGTTTGATGGGCCGCAGTTTGTAGATAACGGGGATGGCACGATCAGTGATTCCCGCCGTAATTTGATGTGGCAAAAGAAAGACTCTTTTTTTAATTTTGGTTATGGGATCAACTGGTACGAGGCTAACGATTATATTGAAGAACTCAATGAAAAGAAGTTTGCAGGATTTGACGACTGGCGGTTGTGCAGCTTCGATGAAGCCCAATCCATGTTCTCGTTCTCTGTATCCAACCGGGATAAAGACGGGGCCGAAATTCATATCGACACCTTGTTTGAAGAAGGGTGTGGGCACAACACCTGGACCTACGAGGAAAAACCCGATTACTCCCAGTATGCGATGAATTATAATTTCATCACCGGAAATGAAAAATGGGAGCACAAGGATAATGAGTTTACACATGTTCGTGCTGTCCGTGATGAAGTGAAAGAAGAATGGGAGCCAGCCTGGCGGAAGCAGACGCGCAAATTTGATTAA
- a CDS encoding DUF1566 domain-containing protein gives MSEKESRFIANKDGTITDNEEDIAWAKKDSRQELGRWLNWDEAVAYQQACNEQKYCGYNDWRLPTKSELRGLLKNTEVYWTMFMNLPPKKKRQVSDYQAGGEWSLWTSETRYDSYAWKCYFPSMKEVCVDQQVSTTGTSVRLVRDA, from the coding sequence ATGAGTGAAAAAGAATCCCGGTTCATTGCAAATAAGGATGGAACAATTACCGATAATGAAGAAGACATCGCATGGGCAAAAAAAGATTCCCGCCAGGAGCTGGGGCGGTGGCTCAACTGGGACGAGGCCGTGGCCTATCAACAGGCATGCAATGAACAAAAATACTGTGGTTACAACGACTGGCGGCTCCCCACAAAAAGTGAACTTCGTGGTTTACTGAAAAATACAGAAGTTTACTGGACAATGTTTATGAACCTGCCGCCCAAGAAGAAAAGGCAGGTTTCAGATTATCAGGCCGGAGGAGAATGGAGTTTATGGACCTCGGAGACCCGTTATGATTCTTACGCCTGGAAATGTTATTTTCCATCAATGAAAGAAGTCTGTGTCGACCAGCAGGTTTCCACAACAGGGACCTCGGTACGACTTGTACGGGATGCCTGA
- a CDS encoding DUF1566 domain-containing protein, whose translation MENRFTDNGNGTVQDNLTKLVWKKEDSFQEFKRFITYRQANKYIEKLNEESFAGWDDWRLPSREEAHSLYIQDKSQKVLDKYEMELFIDQVFPAGCGWDTWTSNKRGKITAYTYAFSSGTGGHKDVDDNLNSSLRPVRGTADEAVLKSFGKIKPRKGMFVSDQR comes from the coding sequence ATGGAAAACAGATTTACGGACAATGGGAATGGTACGGTTCAGGACAATTTAACAAAACTTGTCTGGAAGAAAGAAGATTCTTTCCAGGAGTTTAAAAGGTTCATCACCTACCGGCAGGCAAACAAGTACATTGAGAAGTTGAATGAAGAATCCTTTGCTGGTTGGGATGATTGGCGGTTGCCGTCCCGTGAAGAGGCTCATTCCTTGTATATCCAGGACAAATCGCAAAAGGTGCTGGACAAATATGAAATGGAGCTTTTCATCGATCAGGTGTTTCCTGCAGGATGTGGGTGGGACACCTGGACAAGCAACAAGCGAGGGAAAATCACAGCTTACACCTACGCATTCAGCAGTGGGACGGGTGGGCACAAGGACGTAGACGATAACCTGAATTCGAGTCTTCGACCCGTTCGCGGAACGGCAGATGAAGCGGTCTTGAAATCCTTTGGGAAAATCAAACCACGAAAAGGAATGTTCGTTTCAGATCAGCGCTGA
- a CDS encoding tetratricopeptide repeat protein translates to MSDENQQPDASSDEETSLNSDQSEDDVSKNFQEKEDDPLERAQKEGGEEAEFDLEAQIAEFQYQIEQEPDNPVHHYNLGEALEELGEVKEALEEYELALMLDTEKDFHSIIHFGMGNLYYHDLLSGIQSVVVKSSVGLHSAHKPGDQITEVNDDDYDIPLGHFEKALEFLDQLKADDDLVEYIAKETPGQMANLYYKWASDLIDKARQITHYGSEKDDVKRALRYLKKALDIDPNHAQAGLMITYAKKMLAIGWTIYDEYGFEAKQIEGEG, encoded by the coding sequence ATGAGTGACGAAAACCAGCAGCCTGATGCTTCTTCTGATGAAGAAACTTCCCTGAACTCAGATCAGTCAGAGGATGATGTCAGTAAAAACTTCCAGGAAAAAGAAGATGATCCGCTGGAACGGGCCCAGAAAGAGGGTGGTGAAGAAGCGGAGTTTGACCTTGAAGCCCAGATCGCTGAATTTCAGTACCAGATAGAGCAGGAGCCTGATAACCCGGTTCACCATTATAATCTGGGTGAAGCCCTGGAAGAGTTGGGCGAAGTCAAGGAGGCTCTTGAAGAGTACGAATTGGCGCTGATGTTGGACACGGAGAAAGACTTCCACTCCATCATCCACTTTGGAATGGGGAACCTCTACTATCACGATCTCTTGTCAGGCATTCAATCGGTGGTGGTGAAAAGTTCGGTTGGTTTGCATTCAGCGCACAAGCCAGGGGATCAGATCACAGAGGTCAATGATGATGATTACGATATCCCGCTCGGTCACTTTGAAAAGGCACTCGAGTTCCTGGATCAATTAAAAGCGGATGACGATCTGGTTGAGTACATCGCCAAAGAAACACCTGGTCAGATGGCGAACCTGTATTACAAGTGGGCGTCGGACCTTATTGACAAAGCGCGTCAAATCACCCATTACGGTAGTGAAAAAGACGATGTGAAGCGGGCCTTACGCTATTTAAAAAAGGCACTCGATATTGACCCAAACCACGCTCAGGCAGGATTGATGATCACTTATGCGAAGAAAATGCTGGCTATTGGGTGGACCATTTACGATGAATATGGATTTGAAGCCAAGCAAATAGAGGGTGAAGGCTGA
- a CDS encoding DUF1566 domain-containing protein, with product MLEISSKLKKTGRVVVLFASLVCVLAGQVWADGSKTGFDPGFDGQILSMTKPKAELAPSTNPRYQDNKDGSVLDLVTGVVWAKEDSYQRTRDWINWNDAQTYIKKLNKQKFGGSSSWRLPNKEELASLFDESSSIPWNYYWTTNEVHLDPIFGHSHCCYWSEEEYRKEMAWGFNYIRGRAYISSKGGIQKSLTAVRPVRDLTPEEKNKADALLAELGDAVRGPVEKKYE from the coding sequence ATGCTTGAGATTTCATCAAAGCTTAAGAAGACGGGAAGAGTAGTAGTGTTGTTTGCTTCCCTGGTTTGTGTATTGGCGGGGCAGGTTTGGGCCGATGGATCTAAAACCGGGTTTGATCCCGGGTTCGATGGCCAGATACTCTCAATGACCAAGCCTAAGGCTGAGCTCGCGCCTTCCACCAACCCTCGTTATCAGGACAACAAGGATGGAAGCGTGCTGGATCTAGTCACTGGGGTGGTCTGGGCAAAAGAGGACTCCTATCAGCGAACCAGAGACTGGATAAACTGGAACGATGCACAGACGTACATAAAAAAACTCAATAAGCAGAAATTTGGTGGGTCATCCAGCTGGCGTCTGCCCAACAAGGAAGAGCTTGCCAGTTTATTTGATGAAAGCTCCTCTATTCCCTGGAATTATTACTGGACCACGAACGAAGTACACCTGGACCCGATATTTGGGCACAGTCATTGTTGTTATTGGTCCGAAGAAGAATATCGCAAGGAAATGGCCTGGGGTTTTAATTACATTCGAGGTCGAGCTTATATCAGCAGCAAGGGGGGCATACAAAAATCTCTCACTGCAGTACGGCCCGTGCGAGACTTGACTCCTGAAGAAAAAAACAAAGCGGATGCTCTGCTTGCGGAACTTGGCGATGCTGTCCGGGGTCCGGTGGAAAAAAAATATGAGTGA
- a CDS encoding class I SAM-dependent methyltransferase, whose translation MKHEQAEIVIESPASNNINRIQVNPFRDDLFIPVRTCETRYPVELIKKILEVKGPAYLCDEIVREESPGYVQRSLHYDLLSYVDLKQFSGKRILDFGCGSGASTMILGRMFPDTKIVGIELEESLLSIARSRAHHYEMDSHIELLKSPNGNSLPPNIGRFDYIILSAVYEHLLPSERKKLLPVLWDRLKEGGILFLNQTPYRWFPVELHTTSGLPFINYLPDSLAHVYAQRFSKRNLQGVDWSTLLRKGIRGASVGEIFKILKENNASPVLLQPDKEGSRDRVDLWYVKYRNSKMAIVKVCYYLFKIIKMVTGLVLSHNLSLAIQKKG comes from the coding sequence TTGAAACATGAACAAGCTGAAATAGTAATAGAAAGTCCTGCCTCCAATAATATCAACCGGATCCAGGTCAATCCATTTCGTGATGACTTATTCATTCCTGTTAGAACATGCGAGACCCGTTATCCGGTTGAATTGATAAAAAAGATACTCGAGGTAAAGGGGCCAGCTTATCTATGTGATGAAATCGTGAGGGAGGAATCTCCGGGTTATGTGCAACGCAGTTTGCATTACGATCTGCTCAGTTATGTGGATTTGAAACAATTTTCAGGAAAAAGAATACTCGACTTTGGTTGTGGGAGCGGGGCATCGACGATGATTCTTGGGAGGATGTTTCCAGATACAAAAATAGTAGGCATTGAACTGGAAGAAAGCTTATTGTCTATCGCCCGATCCAGGGCCCACCATTATGAGATGGATAGCCACATTGAATTGCTGAAGTCACCTAATGGAAACAGTTTGCCTCCGAATATAGGACGGTTTGATTATATTATTTTAAGTGCTGTGTATGAGCATTTGCTTCCATCGGAGAGAAAGAAGTTATTACCTGTTTTGTGGGATCGTTTAAAAGAAGGCGGAATTTTATTCCTGAACCAGACGCCGTACCGATGGTTCCCAGTGGAACTTCATACTACCAGTGGCTTGCCGTTTATCAATTATCTTCCCGATTCCCTGGCGCATGTATATGCCCAACGTTTTTCAAAAAGAAACCTCCAGGGAGTGGATTGGAGTACACTTTTGCGAAAAGGGATCCGCGGAGCAAGCGTTGGGGAGATTTTTAAAATTCTAAAGGAAAATAACGCGTCCCCGGTGTTATTGCAGCCGGACAAAGAGGGGAGCAGAGACCGTGTTGACCTTTGGTATGTAAAATACCGCAACTCCAAAATGGCAATTGTAAAGGTTTGCTATTATCTCTTTAAAATCATTAAGATGGTGACAGGATTGGTCCTATCGCATAACCTGTCATTGGCGATACAGAAAAAAGGTTGA